Proteins encoded by one window of Cloeon dipterum chromosome 2, ieCloDipt1.1, whole genome shotgun sequence:
- the hyd gene encoding E3 ubiquitin-protein ligase UBR5 isoform X3 — MTGKGQNERTSDKKRAQTGGKRKKHGCGSVGCLFGSSLSRNNVCHLNQKIDKLTDIRHRLSNSNMSSIHLVVHPLPGTEDQLNERLKDVSEKMNRFGQATPGALGSVKVGIISCAVGPSHVALLLEDGRVCRIAFSIITDRLDLSRNDPGKSNKTSASSSASRQLTRTRSRIMRSGPLRGTGRGTGGVIMASTGSRSVVPSAYVPEELVSQAQVVLQGKSRNLIIRELQRTNLDVNLAVNNLLSRDDDEGEDGEDGQDSYVPEDLMSLLDGSIHGDHNSVIIDADSMFSEDMFNYSSMRARSGAPVGLSSQSSRRPAGERSGSAAADRGGDLSDRDRDSFSRWRDRQYFGPGRRWLESALRDSGWADKDTTEVKKKECVTQSPLWVSDEVDYWPTRGGEMPHRFSMIAALHSELVAVNQYTGQLHQWRWADAEPYRNVESGKDVFHPKATSLALNGEVISQMSACSTRCTVVTDSGRIASWMDEALGHSVALRLEHAATNFPGELPADYKINNIYVCSLCTVARLETGAFYWWGVLPFYQRKKLWDRHRAKTKKSKSSGSSSHSTDIVAGSQVCMKSCPMYQAGAIGFTVIGGVPKVGQLLHSAWNFNEVCRFKLLPQSPPPQPPPSNSLSSALAGVIPSGSSGSGKTSEGSMASQLLAMVNAASGNFPANNGAATSGSSAPSPSANTTSVANSLLLLGSKSSKETADRLDMPPPPSPASSTCSDTGSIASNSHKRHKKMAPKGEDSEKKDEEEWPLKDVIFVEDVKTVPVGRVLKVDGDFAAVKFPTNATREKDPKDVGLTSEEAGNPLQDCRLLRVDELQVIKSGATSRSPDCFQKTPRKINIPDSNQILAVAIDNQNIHGIVRLGNKFSYSIYNLSSGRVEQEHLFPTDLTAFMGQDPSNISLTCTGEGETVLLLRDGNRSIYPLARDSLDAIRDPHWLDLPPIKCLAAGLHPLAGSNSASTAGASSSASKTQVAVMVLVMENQILMSRVLRCDLEGVTSALDSLEQESKSSSSSSQATGSIIVQERCDGNRNVVHACVAMCAPTSNKEDSTSESGPSLEPINVITNALTSSKSVSLRDMMRRATRSATLGEYLQDPSASSGANEDPIPTLSWPPETFETNSGDEDSLIGSLSSQPNKSGLAGSSAGGGSTNYIVDPIERKNNAHSILKLLCENAALAPYLKTLLTAKDAQGHTPFMLAVSQRAYQAALTLLDAIQRLSRDENEMLSMVYPSGSSPDDNPLHVLCCNDTCSFTWTGAEHINQDIFECRTCGLTGSLCCCTECARVCHKGHDCKLKRTSPTAYCDCWEKCKCKTLISGHAPSRNDLLNRLVAECSALVSMPNGRGESILLFLAQTVGRQLVEQRQFNRNARSRTTSSRKTPSSDVEPDMPDHDLEPPRFSRRALERLLGDWSAVKSMIMSGVAPGPGTSGSNEDQTYLTSQTGTTLLDKFTHCLIVKCCNEMLEFLLTTLVREMNNEQSVKGNQATLVARRFVRSVARIFVVFSVEMVPTGGKKRLNTTMSQPLSKCKRVFKSLLRVSIEELCETADALIAPVRLGVAKPTAPFHLASNHNDVIQGGEELFSVEPMLPHSSHGISSIVGSRSLTASAAAPASDVVAMMAEELAGEVSTDGVAGAVEDAAVLQSGQREMSPVIVTRRLVTRNQDMFEDNEGSEQGDSSERAVAGDAEASGADEVGGGEGESDAELDLLAETESDSDDNQSQHEHQGSNAQASRGGGGGQGSGNSVGGVGSLIMFPEEDSGDSSQQDDDDSDADTEPLDADELQLGDEQLERRGGTSGTHGQRSNLAPQSMQWAIRSRESAPRSGGTRVGGSLVFIDPGSLRRTGTTGAAVAAAAAASVSQEPLTMSTTASCLARAFGIIVRQVSDLVAMIPDYRNNPPQLNRSVDLSSQDVIAVQNFMEFQLKPTWDWLLTVMDATEAQLRFGASLTSTSDPAHPSHPLHAPIVGAATTSRPTVALTGARPRVVFSDGRRDRETADPNATRREFLTYCLSLMRAHNNEHRDSLPVLDVSALKHVAYVFDTLIYYMRASSGDVSHQSSGNNASGNATADSRENSFMADAWDNQDENENEENDDELSQPPVAMETESMEDELPSTPLQPSQQMSFLQGSKGRKHPFFQRSESTLCLGCPPPDPFDSPIADAMPLAEQPQLLQPNARREDLFGIPRQSIIVPSSSSSLPGTYNPLEKLPTRLGLSARSSADPSSNKQSEPKEEAMETDGDNSHIERAPIIVSPRKSTDEVSRSPTKSVIVRVGPTRDTPDVLVVPTEPLRSEAESAGANVTVETSPPVEVLQRPQPSLSHSVSHDLLLGRWRLSLDLFGRVFMEDVGLEPGSVVSELGGFPVKEAKFRREMEKVRNAQQRDLVLNKMERVRGQLVLMTFKEFNTQFNNYNRRSNGAQPPLAVNRVKVTFRDEPGEGSGVARSYYTALAEALLSTDKLPNLETAQVGSKYPQYNVLNRLRPRESGRRNALPRSTASPRCREMRRTLSADARPFYPSGGSSSDAQLQHLAPPGGSNDHLTPHQQQLGERLYYKVHGLRPHLASKVTGMLLELSPSHLLVLLASEDALRAKVEEAVELVANSSDMASEALLDLDVFSLSERSKRGSQSARAADSEEAMEESPEDNAPLFYSPGKRGFYSPRQGKATPERLNAFRNVGRLVGLCLLQNELCPIFFNRHVIKYILGRQIRFHDLAFFDPVIYESLRQLVVDAESKDNGTFFNSLDLTFSIDLCPEEGGGSADLIPGGRDIEVNATNVYDYVRRYAEFRMLRAQEKALEELRTGVFDVLPAGSLDNLTAEDFRLLLNGVGDINVSTLISYTSFNDESGEDSDRLVRFKRWLWAIVERMTHNERQDLVYFWTGSPALPASEEGFQPMPSVTIRPADDTHLPTANTCISRLYIPLYSSRAVLRHKLLLAIKTKNFGFV, encoded by the exons ATGACGGGGAAGGGGCAGAACGAGCGAACAAGCGACAAGAAGCGAGCGCAGACTggtggaaaaagaaaaaaacatggCTGTGGATCAGTAGGGTGTCTGTTCGGCAGCTCTTTATCACGAAATAATGTTTGTCATCTAAACCAGAAAATAGATAAGTTGACGGACATCCGGCACAGATTATCCAATTCCAATATGTCATCAATTCATTTGGTGGTGCACCCGCTCCCGGGCACTGAGGACCAACTCAACGAAAG ATTGAAGGACGTATCTGAAAAGATGAACCGGTTCGGACAAGCGACGCCCGGCGCCCTCGGCAGCGTCAAGGTCGGCATCATTTCCTGTGCGGTTGGACCTTCTCACGTAGCCTTGCTGCTGGAGGATGGTCGTGTCTGCAGGATTGCCTTCTCCATCATCACAGACCGCCTCGATTTGAGCCGCAATGACCCTGGAAAATC GAACAAGACGAGCGCAAGCAGCAGTGCAAGCCGACAGCTGACCCGGACGAGGTCACGGATTATGCGTTCTGGGCCCCTCAGAGGCACTGGCAGGGGCACAGGAGGCGTCATTATGGCCAGCACTGGCAGCCGATCAGTGGTGCCCTCGGCTTACGTGCCTGAGGAGCTAGTATCGCAAGCCCAGGTTGTTCTCCAAGGCAAAAGCAGGAACCTTATCATCAGGGAACTGCAG AGGACAAATTTGGATGTCAATCTGGCTGTAAACAATCTTCTGTCACGAGATGATGACGAAGGTGAAGACGGCGAGGACGGCCAAGACTCTTATGTGCCGGAAGACCTCATGTCTCTGTTGGATGGAAGTATTCATGGAGACCACAACAGCGTCATAATTGATGCAGACTCAATGTTCTCTGAAGACATGTTCAACTACTCCTCGATGCGAGCTCGCAGTGGAGCTCCAGTGGGGCTCAGTAGTCAGTCAAGCAGGCGACCTGCAGGTGAGCGTTCGGGTTCTGCAGCCGCAGATCGCGGTGGTGACCTTTCTGATCGAGACCGAGATAGTTTCTCCCGCTGGAGAGACAGACAATATTTTGGACCTGGCCGCCGCTGGCTTGAATCCGCTCTAAGAGATTCAGGCTGGGCCGACAAAGACACGA CTGAAGTGAAGAAAAAGGAATGCGTCACACAAAGTCCATTGTGGGTGTCAGACGAAGTCGACTACTGGCCTACCAGGGGTGGTGAAATGCCACACCGTTTTTCCATGATTGCTGCTCTCCACTCGGAATTGGTCGCTGTTAATCAGTATACTGGGCAGCTTCATCAGTGGCGATGGGCTGATGCTGAACCCTATAGAAACGTTGAA AGTGGCAAAGATGTTTTTCACCCCAAAGCGACGAGTCTTGCGTTGAATGGCGAGGTCATCTCTCAGATGTCAGCCTGTTCAACCAGGTGCACAGTTGTCACCGATTCTGGCCGAATCGCAAGCTGGATGGATGAAGCTCTAGGACACAGTGTTGCCCTCAGACTGGAACACGCTGCCACTAATTTCCCTGGCGAGCTGCCTGCCGACtacaaaatcaacaatatttatgtCTGCTCTCTCTGCACTGTGGCTAGGCTTGAAACGGGAGCGTTCTATTGGTG GGGTGTGTTGCCATTCTATCAAAGAAAGAAGCTCTGGGACAGGCACAGAGCGAAGACCAAAAAGAGCAAGTCATCTGGCTCTTCCTCTCACTCAACAGACATTGTGGCTGGAAGCCAGGTGTGCATGAAAAGTTGCCCAATGTACCAAGCTGGAGCGATTG GTTTCACTGTAATTGGTGGTGTACCAAAAGTGGGTCAGTTGCTCCACTCTGCTTGGAACTTCAATGAGGTTTGTCGCTTCAAGCTTCTGCCACAGAGTCCACCGCCACAGCCACCACCTTCAAATTCATTGTCTTCTGCACTTGCTGGGGTGATTCCCTCAGGCAGCAGTGGCAGTGGTAAGACTAGTGAAGGCTCCATGGCTTCTCAATTACTAGCCATGGTTAACGCAGCCTCTGGAAATTTCCCTGCCAACAATGGGGCCGCTACCTCTGGGTCGAGTGCTCCCTCCCCCTCTGCAAACACTACTTCAGTGGCCaattcgctgctgctgcttggaTCTAAGAGCAGCAAGGAGACTGCTGACCGACTAGATATGCCCCCTCCTCCCTCTCCAGCCTCGTCCACCTGCTCTGACACTGGCAGCATTGCCAGCAACTCTCACA AGAGGCACAAGAAGATGGCACCAAAAGGCGAGGACAGTGAAAAGAAGGACGAGGAAGAGTGGCCCTTGAAGgatgtaatttttgttgaagATGTCAAAACAGTGCCTGTTGGCAGAGTTCTGAAAGTTGATGGTGACTTCGCCGCTGTGAAGTTCCCGACCAACGCCACCAGGGAAAAAGATCCTAAAGATGTGGGCTTGACCTCGGAAGAGGCAGGAAATCCCCTTCAAGATTGTAGACTTCTCAGAGTAGATGAGTTACAG GTCATAAAATCTGGAGCAACATCTAGGTCTCCAGATTGTTTCCAGAAGACcccaagaaaaataaacatcccAGACAGCAACCAGATTTTGGCAGTCGCCATTGACAACCAGA ATATTCATGGCATTGTCCGACTTGGGAACAAATTCAGCTACTCGATCTACAACTTAAGCTCTGGCAGAGTTGAGCAGGAGCATTTGTTTCCAACTGATTTGACCGCCTTCATGGGGCAGGACCCAAGCAACATCAGCCTAACTTGCACTGGTGAAGGTGAAAcagtgctgctgctgagagACGGCAACCGCTCCATCTATCCACTAGCAAGAGACTCTCTGGACGCCATCCGCGATCCCCACTGGCTTGACCTGCCTCCCATCAAGTGTTTGGCCGCTGGCCTGCATCCTCTTGCTGGGAGTAATTCAGCTAGCACTGCTGGCGCTTCAAGCAGTGCCTCAAAGACTCAAGTTGCTGTCATGGTGCTTGTGATGGAAAACCAG ATACTAATGTCTCGAGTATTGAGATGTGACTTGGAAGGTGTGACATCTGCTCTTGACTCTCTGGAACAAGAGTCTAAGTCATCCTCCAGCTCGTCCCAGGCAACTGGTTCTATTATTGTGCAAGAGAGGTGTGATGGAAATCGTAATGTGGTCCATGCTTGTGTTGCCATGTGTGCCCCAACCTCTAACAAAGAAGACTCTACCAGTGAAAGTGGGCCATCTCTGGAGCCCATAAATGTAATCACCAATGCTCTCACTTCAAGCAAGTCTGTAAGCTTGCGAGATATGATGCGTCGTGCTACACGATCAGCCACACTTGGTGAATATCTGCAGGACCCCTCGGCCTCCTCTGGAGCCAACGAAGATCCCATTCCAACACTTAGTTGGCCTCCTGAGACTTTTGAGACAAACAGCGGCGACGAAGATAGCCTAATTGGCTCGCTGTCCTCGCAGCCTAATAAATCTGGACTTGCAGGATCGTCTGCAG GTGGTGGAAGCACAAATTATATTGTTGACCCAATTGAGAGAAAGAACAACGCTCACTCAATCTTGAAACTGCTGTGCGAAAACGCTGCCCTTGCTCCATACCTGAAGACTCTACTGACAGCTAAAGACGCACAGGGTCACACCCCCTTCATGCTAGCCGTCTCGCAGAGGGCATACCAAGCTGCCCTCACCTTGCTGGACGCTATCCAGCGACTCTCCCGAGACGAAAACGAAATGCTCAGCATGGTGTATCCATCTGGTTCCTCGCCAGACGACAATCCTCTTCACGTGCTCTGCTGCAACGACACATGCAGCTTCACGTGGACTGGTGCTGAACACATAAACCAGGACATATTCGAATGTCGGACCTGCGGGCTCACTGGCTCTCTTTGCTGTTGCACAGAATGCGCTAGGGTTTGCCACAAAGGCCACGACTGCAAGTTGAAGCGCACCTCTCCCACCGCGTATTGCGACTGCTGGGAGAAATGCAAATGCAAGACCTTGATTTCCGGCCACGCACCGTCTAGGAATGATCTTCTAAATCGTCTGGTGGCAGAGTGTAGTGCTCTCGTCAGTATGCCAAATGGACGGGGAGAGTCCATCTTGCTCTTCCTCGCGCAGACCGTAGGCCGTCAGCTTGTAGAACAAAGACAGTTCAATAGAAATGCACGTTCAAGAACAACATCTTCAAGGAAAACTCCCTCCTCAGATGTTGAGCCAGACATGCCTGACCATGACTTGGAGCCCCCAAGATTTAGCAGACGAGCGCTGGAGCGTCTTCTAGGAGACTGGTCTGCCGTGAAAAGCATGATTATGTCGGGAGTAGCCCCTGGTCCAGGCACCTCAGGATCAAATGAAGACCAAACATATTTGACCAGTCAAACAGGCACCACTTTGCTTGACAAGTTCACCCACTGCCTGATTGTTAAATGCTGCAATGAGATGCTTGAATTTTTGCTGACCACCCTCGTCAGAGAGATGAATAATGAACAATCAg tgaAGGGCAACCAAGCTACACTTGTAGCCCGTCGCTTTGTGCGATCTGTGGCTCGCATCTTCGTTGTGTTCAGCGTGGAAATGGTCCCTACTGGAGGCAAGAAGAGACTAAACACAACCATGTCGCAGCCACTGTCCAAATGCAAGCGCGTTTTCAAGAGTCTCCTCCGTGTTTCCATCGAGGAGTTGTGTGAGACAGCCGACGCGCTGATAGCTCCTGTCAGACTGGGTGTCGCAAAACCTACAGCGCCATTCCATTTGGCCTCCAACCACAATGATGTCATCCAGGGTGGTGAAGAACTCTTCTCTGTTGAGCCCATGCTGCCACACTCTTCCCATGGAATCTCGTCTATCGTTGGCAGCCGCAGTCTCACAGCCTCTGCTGCGGCTCCAGCTTCTGATGTGGTAGCAATGATGGCAGAAGAGCTTGCTGGAGAAGTGTCCACTGATGGCGTGGCAGGTGCGGTTGAAGACGCTGCTGTTTTACAGTCAGGCCAGCGGGAAATGTCGCCCGTAATAGTCACAAGACGACTTGTCACTAGAAACCAGGATATGTTTGAAG ATAATGAAGGCAGCGAACAAGGAGACTCATCAGAACGAGCAGTGGCTGGAGATGCAGAGGCCAGCGGTGCAGACGAAGTTGGTGGCGGAGAAGGAGAGAGTGACGCTGAATTGGACTTGCTTGCTGAAACAGAGTCAGATTCAGATGACAACCAAAGCCAGCATGAACACCAAGGTTCAAACGCCCAAGCATCTCGAGGAGGAGGTGGTGGCCAGGGCAGCGGAAACTCGGTTGGAGGAGTTG GATCTCTAATTATGTTCCCTGAAGAGGACTCCGGAGACTCAAGCCAacaagatgatgatgattctGACGCTGACACAGAACCTTTGGACGCTGACGAACTCCAGCTAGGCGATGAGCAGCTGGAGAGAAGGGGAGG AACCAGTGGAACGCATGGACAGCGTAGTAATTTGGCTCCACAGTCCATGCAATGGGCTATAAGGTCAAGGGAGTCTGCTCCTAGGTCTGGCGGAACTCGCGTAG GAGGAAGCTTGGTTTTCATTGACCCAGGTTCCTTGAGGAGGACAGGCACCACTGGTGCTGCCGTAgctgcagctgctgccgcTAGCGTCAGCCAAGAACCATTAACTATGAGCACAACGGCTAGCTGCTTGGCCAGAGCGTTTGGAATAATAGTGCGTCAAGTGTCTGACTTGGTTGCCATGATTCCAGATTACAGGAACAATCCACCGCAGCTCAATCGTTCTGTGGATTTGTCTTCACAAGATGTAATTGCTGTTCAG AACTTCATGGAATTTCAACTGAAGCCCACTTGGGACTGGTTATTGACGGTCATGGATGCGACAGAAGCTCAGTTGAGGTTTGGAGCCTCCCTAACCAGCACAAGTGACCCTGCTCATCCATCGCATCCTTTACATGCTCCAATCGTGGGAGCCGCCACCACAAGCAGACCAACGGTCGCTCTCACTGGAGCAAGACCAAGAGTTGTTTTCTCCGATGGACGCAGAGACAGAGAGA cTGCAGATCCGAATGCAACCAGAAGAGAGTTCCTCACCTACTGTCTTTCACTCATGAGGGCACACAACAATGAACACAGAGATAGTCTACCCGTCTTGGATGTGTCTGCCCTGAAGCATGTCGCCTACGTGTTTGACACTCTGATCTACTACATGAGAGCCAGTTCGGGCGATGTCTCACACCAATCGAGCGGAAATAATGCGTCAGGGAACGCTACAGCTGACTCCAGAGAAAACAGTTTCATGGCTGACGCTTGGGATAACCag GATGAAAACGAGAATGAAGAGAACGACGATGAGCTATCACAACCACCGGTCGCTATGGAGACTGAAAGCATGGAGGATGAATTGCCTTCAACTCCTCTACAACCATCTCAGCAAATGTCGTTTTTGCAAGGCTCTAAAGGGCGCAAGCACCCCTTCTTCCAAAGATCAGAGTCGACACTTTGTCTTGGCTGCCCACCGCCTGACCCGTTTGATAGTCCCATTGCTGATGCAATGCCGTTGGCTGAGCAGCCGCAGCTCTTGCAGCCAAACGCGAGGCGAGAGGATCTCTTTGGCATTCCTCGCCAGTCGATCATTGTGCCATCGAGCAGCTCTAGCCTGCCTGGCACCTACAACCCTCTGGAGAAGCTCCCAACCAGACTAGGACTGTCAGCCCGTTCAAGCGCAGATCCCTCTTCAAACAAGCAAAGCGAGCCTAAGGAAGAGGCCATGGAGACTGACGGTGACAATAGCCACATTGAGAGAGCGCCTATCATAGTGTCACCCCGTAAATCCACCGACGAAGTCAGCCGCTCTCCCACGAAAAGTGTCATTGTCAGAGTCGGTCCTACCAGGGACACCCCTGACGTGCTAGTAGTTCCAACTGAGCCACTTAGGTCCGAGGCGGAATCTGCAGGAGCTAATGTTACGGTGGAAACGAGCCCTCCTGTAGAAGTGTTGCAACGGCCGCAGCCCAGTTTGAGCCACTCAGTGTCGCATGATTTGCTATTGGGTAGATGGCGACTGTCCCTTGATCTCTTCGGCAGAGTATTCATGGAAGATGTCGGTCTCGAACCAGGCTCTGTTGTCTCTGAGCTGGGTGGTTTTCCCGTGAAGGAGGCTAAGTTCCGGCGAGAAATGGAAAAGGTGCGCAACGCCCAACAAAGAGATCTGGTGCTCAATAAGATGGAGCGCGTTCGCGGCCAGCTTGTTCTGATGACTTTCAAGGAATTCAACACACAGTTCAACAACTACAACCGCCGCAGCAATGGCGCGCAGCCTCCGCTTGCTGTTAATAGGGTGAAAGTTACCTTTAGAGACGAACCTGGAGAGGGTTCTGGAGTGGCCAGAAGCTATTACACAGCTCTTGCCGAGGCTTTGCTTAGCACTGACAAATTGCCAAACCTTGAAACGGCTCAG GTCGGCTCGAAGTATCCTCAGTACAATGTCCTCAACCGTTTGCGTCCCCGCGAATCGGGGCGAAGAAATGCTCTTCCTCGCTCAACAGCAAGCCCTAGGTGCAGGGAGATGAGACGTACACTATCCGCTGATGCCAGACCCTTTTACCCCTCTGGAGGAAGCAGCAGCGACGCTCAGCTGCAACATCTGGCCCCGCCTGGCGGCAGCAACGACCACCTCACTCCtcaccagcagcagcttgGCGAGCGGCTCTACTATAAAGTCCACGGCCTGCGACCCCACTTAGCTAGCAAAGTCACTGGAATGCTTCTCGAGTTGAGTCCTTCTCACCTACTCGTGCTACTCGCGTCAGAGGACGCCTTAAGGGCCAAGGTCGAAGAAGCTGTCGAACTGGTAGCTAACTCCTCTGACATGGCCTCTGAAGCATTATTAG ATCTTGACGTGTTCAGTCTCTCTGAGCGTAGCAAGCGAGGATCTCAAAGCGCTCGCGCAGCTGACTCTGAGGAAGCCATGGAGGAGTCTCCTGAGGACAATGCCCCGCTGTTCTACTCCCCTGGAAAGCGTGGTTTTTACTCTCCCAGACAAGGAAAGGCGACCCCTGAGCGACTCAATGCGTTCCGCAACGTTGGCAGACTTGTCGGTCTCTGCTTACTCCAAAATGAGCTTTGCCCGATATTTTTCAACCGCCATGTcatcaaatacatattaggCCGGCAAATCCGTTTTCATGACCTCGCCTTTTTTGATCCTGTGATTTACGAAAGTCTCCGACAATTAGTTGTGGATGCAGAGTCCAAGGACAACGGCACATTCTTCAACTCTCTTGACCTCACCTTTAG catTGATCTGTGTCCTGAAGAAGGTGGCGGCTCTGCTGACCTCATTCCTGGCGGCCGAGACATCGAAGTGAACGCAACTAATGTTTACGATTATGTGAGACGCTATGCTGAATTCAGAATGCTGCGAGCACAAGAAAAGGCTCTTGAG GAACTTCGGACTGGAGTCTTTGACGTCCTGCCAGCTGGATCCTTGGACAACCTCACCGCAGAGGATTTCAGACTGCTACTGAACGGAGTGGGCGACATAAACGTGTCTACCCTTATCTCGTATACAAGCTTCAACGACGAGTCTGGCGAAGATAGTGACCGGCTTGTGCGTTTTAAACGCTGGCTGTGGGCTATTGTAGAGAGAATGACTCACAATGAGCGCCAAGATTTG GTTTACTTCTGGACAGGTTCACCCGCTCTACCAGCGTCAGAGGAGGGTTTCCAGCCGATGCCGAGTGTGACCATCCGACCTGCCGACGACACGCACCTACCTACAGCCAACACCTGCATCTCCAGGCTCTACATTCCCCTCTACAGTAGTCGGGCCGTGCTCCGGCACAAGCTGCTCTTGGCAATCAAGACAAAAAACTTTGGTTTTGTCTAG